One region of Myxococcus xanthus genomic DNA includes:
- a CDS encoding TraR/DksA family transcriptional regulator yields the protein MATRRTLDLNRIRELLQRRRREILSANEGAHRELTALKNQERDPEYEENAQSELADYTLSSLMESQRREIMLIDAALRRMDMGVFGECVDCGFEIPIERLEALPFAIRCEEDASIHELETRGGPMASPSL from the coding sequence ATGGCGACCCGCCGAACCCTGGACCTGAACCGGATCCGCGAACTCCTGCAGCGCCGCCGCAGGGAGATCCTCAGCGCCAACGAGGGGGCGCACCGCGAGCTCACCGCCCTGAAGAACCAGGAGCGGGACCCCGAATACGAAGAAAACGCCCAGTCCGAGCTGGCCGACTACACCCTCTCCAGTCTGATGGAATCGCAGCGGCGCGAAATCATGCTCATCGACGCGGCGCTGCGCCGAATGGACATGGGCGTGTTCGGCGAGTGCGTGGACTGCGGCTTCGAGATTCCCATCGAACGCCTGGAGGCCCTGCCCTTCGCCATCCGCTGCGAGGAGGACGCCAGCATCCACGAACTCGAGACGCGCGGCGGCCCCATGGCCAGCCCGTCTCTCTGA
- a CDS encoding tetratricopeptide repeat protein — protein sequence MPARSVIFRLLAAAPLCALGACATTASSEAEVSALRSELRTLRASQERLVERVARLEAHDAVSRAGASSEGPSARPIPVKVEASAQESLGATPELAVVKLKPRHEPAPKLPTAVAVMEPDDEQMEMFISPAPDEGSAVSASAASAATMVASNEDAGEQQDPDVLDAEFDKAVNMLRTGNVEGGVEKLRRFADENPRHPRADNALYFSGLGQIGLNEFKGAAKTFERLIDKYPAGDAMLDGMLRLAECRMRLNQSADAKVLYTRVVTQFPGTAAATQAEQRLAALPQ from the coding sequence GTGCCCGCGCGCTCCGTCATCTTCCGTCTGCTCGCCGCCGCGCCCCTGTGTGCGCTGGGCGCTTGCGCCACCACCGCTTCCTCGGAGGCGGAGGTGAGTGCGCTGCGCTCTGAACTGCGCACGCTGCGCGCGTCCCAGGAACGGCTGGTGGAGCGGGTGGCCCGGTTGGAGGCGCACGACGCCGTGTCGCGCGCGGGGGCTTCGAGTGAGGGCCCGTCAGCGCGTCCCATTCCGGTGAAGGTGGAGGCGTCCGCGCAGGAGTCGCTGGGCGCCACGCCGGAGCTGGCGGTGGTGAAGCTCAAGCCGCGCCATGAGCCCGCGCCGAAGCTGCCCACCGCCGTGGCGGTGATGGAGCCGGACGACGAGCAGATGGAGATGTTCATCAGCCCCGCGCCGGACGAAGGGTCCGCCGTGTCGGCGAGCGCCGCGTCGGCCGCGACCATGGTTGCGTCGAACGAGGACGCGGGGGAGCAGCAGGACCCCGACGTGCTCGACGCGGAGTTCGACAAGGCCGTGAACATGCTGCGCACCGGCAACGTGGAGGGCGGGGTGGAGAAGCTGCGCCGCTTCGCTGATGAGAACCCGCGTCACCCGCGCGCCGACAACGCGCTCTATTTCAGCGGGTTGGGCCAGATTGGCCTCAACGAGTTCAAGGGCGCCGCGAAGACGTTCGAGCGGCTCATCGACAAGTATCCCGCCGGGGACGCCATGCTGGACGGCATGCTCCGGCTCGCCGAGTGCCGGATGCGGCTCAATCAGTCCGCGGATGCCAAGGTGCTCTACACCCGCGTCGTCACCCAGTTCCCGGGGACGGCGGCTGCTACCCAGGCGGAACAGCGGCTCGCCGCGCTCCCCCAGTGA
- the pgeF gene encoding peptidoglycan editing factor PgeF: MSTEFLTSALLPVPHGFTTRAGGCSEGPYASLNLGFSVGDERARVEENHSRLAQAAGAPLEALSRVSQVHGDRVVEARSGEGAQGLRPTEGEADGLWTQSPGSWVAVGTADCVPVLLVDPDGRGVAAVHSGWRGTDADISARAVEVLVARGARPERLLAVVGPSIQVCCYEVSEELAQRFRARFGDEVVRWVEGKPRLDLTRAVRQTLVGAGLKLAHVDVLQACTACEPTRFFSHRRDAGRTGRHLNYVVHRF, from the coding sequence ATGTCGACCGAGTTTCTCACCTCCGCGCTGTTGCCGGTGCCGCACGGCTTCACCACCCGCGCGGGCGGTTGTTCGGAGGGGCCCTACGCGTCACTCAACCTGGGTTTCTCCGTGGGCGACGAGCGGGCGCGCGTGGAGGAGAACCACAGCCGCCTTGCACAGGCCGCTGGCGCGCCGCTCGAAGCGCTGAGCCGCGTGTCGCAGGTGCACGGTGATCGCGTGGTGGAGGCCCGGAGCGGGGAGGGGGCCCAGGGGCTGCGCCCCACGGAGGGCGAGGCGGACGGACTGTGGACGCAGTCACCGGGGAGCTGGGTGGCGGTGGGCACGGCGGACTGCGTGCCGGTGCTGCTGGTGGACCCGGATGGTCGCGGCGTGGCGGCGGTGCACTCCGGCTGGCGGGGGACGGACGCGGACATCAGCGCGCGCGCCGTGGAGGTGCTGGTGGCGCGCGGTGCGAGGCCGGAGCGGCTGCTGGCGGTGGTGGGGCCGTCGATCCAGGTTTGTTGCTACGAGGTGTCGGAGGAGCTGGCGCAGCGCTTCCGCGCGCGCTTCGGGGATGAAGTGGTGCGGTGGGTGGAAGGCAAGCCGCGGCTGGACCTGACCCGCGCGGTGCGTCAGACGTTGGTGGGGGCGGGGCTCAAGCTGGCCCACGTCGATGTGCTACAGGCCTGTACGGCGTGTGAGCCCACGCGCTTCTTCTCCCACCGGCGGGACGCGGGGCGGACGGGGCGGCACCTCAATTACGTGGTACACCGCTTCTAG
- a CDS encoding MotA/TolQ/ExbB proton channel family protein yields the protein MIPSVSELLLDVTLAATEGGKLGVTDSVIKFFKDGGPFMFVNLFWLACSLAVALERIVTLVFRYNLNAPPFMEQIAKLVRSGNLDRAVKVCAMAPNAPLAKVVRAGLVNANRGEIEVSKAVEEAIVEHSPNVSKRIPWLWSLANIATLVGLVGTIFGLIGTFQALGNVPAEQKQVLLSDGISKAMNNTAFALSIAVICIIFHLFLTSYAKSMVEGLELNALKLENLLSRRGSVDPATTELEARAS from the coding sequence ATGATTCCCTCGGTAAGCGAGCTGCTGCTGGACGTGACCCTCGCGGCCACGGAAGGGGGCAAGCTGGGCGTCACGGACTCCGTCATCAAGTTCTTCAAGGATGGCGGACCGTTCATGTTCGTGAACCTGTTCTGGCTGGCGTGCTCGCTGGCGGTCGCGCTGGAGCGCATCGTCACCCTGGTGTTCCGCTACAACCTGAACGCGCCGCCCTTCATGGAGCAGATCGCCAAGCTGGTGCGCAGCGGCAACCTGGACCGCGCGGTGAAGGTGTGCGCCATGGCGCCCAACGCGCCGCTGGCCAAGGTGGTCCGCGCGGGCCTGGTGAACGCCAACCGCGGTGAGATTGAGGTCTCCAAGGCGGTGGAGGAGGCCATCGTCGAGCACAGCCCGAACGTGTCCAAGCGCATCCCCTGGCTGTGGTCCCTGGCGAACATCGCCACGCTGGTGGGCCTGGTGGGCACCATCTTCGGCCTCATCGGCACCTTCCAGGCGCTGGGCAACGTGCCGGCGGAGCAGAAGCAGGTGCTGCTGTCGGACGGCATCTCCAAGGCGATGAACAACACCGCCTTCGCGCTCTCCATCGCCGTCATCTGCATCATCTTCCACCTGTTCCTCACGTCGTACGCGAAGAGCATGGTGGAGGGGCTGGAGCTCAACGCGCTCAAGCTGGAGAACCTCCTGTCGCGCCGCGGTTCCGTGGACCCGGCGACCACGGAGCTCGAGGCGCGCGCTTCGTAG
- the topA gene encoding type I DNA topoisomerase → MADAETDILTAEQQACLALWAVPGLGPRTLVALRAFADGSLAPLAATPVRDWVSQAPVSSQVRRKLASVERLAPVAWRVWEACRASGMKVAFQGQAAYPERLAEVEDAPPVLFYRGVPGLPRRRLAMVGSRHPDQGFLPFARRFARQVAASGVGVVSGAASGVDRACHWGALDEGGETWAFLGSALDALDTAQARLLPHFLDRGGVFFSELPPGVRASTTTFPRRNRLISGASDAVLVLRAGKDSGSLYTAEAGRAQGRPVFAMPGDVRQEEAAGCNALLRNGEAAVCLGPDDVWRVLKVDPLAAVPPGTMGSWEDLSAEAKGGLRDVGPGSPELRRGAGRQHLLTGGARQRAGGVGIDGAGHPAPRKAVRENLGRRVMATRTKKKVEETEAAEEKAPAKKAAAKKAAKKKPAAKKKTAAKKTAARRRTKKGDEDELPTVEADAEEEATPRGKGPHYLVVVESPAKAKTIKKYLGSGYTVKASVGHVKDLPKSKMGVDVEHDFQPEYTVIKGKEKVLNELKKMAKSADRVFLATDPDREGEAIAWHIKEELAHPDALRVTFNEITKKAIQEAIAQPRQLNQDNYDSQQTRRILDRLVGYQISPLLWKKVRRGLSAGRVQSVAVRLIVEREDEIKAFVPEEYWTLDALLEGPAGPPPFKAKLSKLDGKKVELKERVFTESLVAELQTASFSVAKVDRRERRRNAPAPFITSKLQQEAANRLSFTAKKTMTLAQRLYEGVPLGDEGQTALITYMRTDSTRLSDDAVKQVREFIDGKYGKDFLPDEPMVYRSKKSAQDAHEAIRPTSLEYPPERVKPFFEAMGEEDMYRLYELIWKRFVACQMKPAVYDQTSADIAAGRATFRASGSTLKFAGYLAVYGAGLTPEEEAEKEKAKAAGDENAEGADAVGELPVLNDGDALNLQKLLHEQHFTQPPPRFSEATLVKELEERGIGRPSTYAAILSTIQDKKYVEKLEGRFRPTDLGNMTNEMLVKHFPHELDVTFTATMEEKLDQISEGGANWKSVLHDFYGPFKETLEKAEAEMRDVKREEIKTDIPCEKCGNLFVIKFGKMGHFLACSNYPDCKNTKDFKRDAEGKIVMVEEETTDEVCEKCTKPMVIKRGRFGRFLACSGYPDCKTSKPISIGVSCPECKEGYLTERRSGRGKIFFGCNRYPDCKFAAWDRPLAEPCPTCASPYLLQKFSKRDGPYVACPNKECDYRREITEQPGGPGGSPEASSAA, encoded by the coding sequence ATGGCGGACGCTGAGACGGACATCCTCACGGCGGAGCAGCAGGCATGCCTCGCGCTCTGGGCCGTTCCCGGCCTGGGGCCGAGGACGCTGGTCGCCCTGCGCGCGTTCGCGGACGGAAGCCTCGCGCCGCTCGCCGCGACTCCAGTGCGAGACTGGGTGTCCCAGGCGCCGGTTTCCTCACAGGTTCGTCGCAAGCTCGCCTCCGTAGAGCGCCTGGCGCCGGTGGCGTGGCGGGTGTGGGAGGCCTGCCGGGCGTCGGGCATGAAGGTGGCGTTCCAGGGGCAGGCGGCCTATCCAGAGCGGCTGGCGGAGGTGGAGGATGCGCCGCCGGTGCTCTTCTACCGGGGCGTGCCGGGGCTGCCGCGGCGTCGGCTGGCCATGGTAGGCAGCCGCCATCCGGATCAGGGCTTCCTGCCGTTCGCGCGGCGCTTCGCCCGGCAGGTGGCGGCGTCGGGGGTGGGGGTGGTGTCAGGGGCGGCGTCGGGGGTGGACCGGGCCTGTCACTGGGGCGCGCTGGATGAGGGGGGAGAGACGTGGGCCTTCCTGGGGTCCGCCCTGGATGCACTCGACACGGCGCAAGCCCGCCTGCTTCCTCATTTCCTGGACCGAGGGGGCGTGTTCTTCAGCGAGCTGCCTCCCGGCGTCCGGGCGAGCACCACGACGTTTCCCCGGCGCAACCGGCTCATCTCCGGGGCATCCGACGCAGTCTTGGTGCTGAGGGCGGGGAAGGATTCGGGGAGTCTGTATACGGCGGAGGCGGGGCGGGCGCAGGGGCGGCCGGTATTCGCGATGCCCGGTGACGTACGCCAGGAGGAGGCGGCCGGCTGCAACGCATTGCTGCGGAACGGGGAGGCGGCGGTTTGCCTGGGCCCGGATGATGTGTGGAGGGTGCTGAAAGTGGACCCTCTGGCGGCGGTTCCTCCTGGGACGATGGGCTCATGGGAGGACCTCTCCGCGGAAGCGAAGGGGGGCCTTCGCGATGTTGGACCGGGTTCCCCGGAGCTTCGACGAGGTGCTGGTCGGCAGCACCTTCTCACCGGCGGCGCTCGCCAGCGCGCTGGTGGAGTTGGAATTGACGGGGCTGGTCATCCAGCACCCCGGAAGGCTGTACGAGAGAATCTAGGTAGGAGAGTCATGGCCACGCGGACGAAGAAGAAGGTGGAAGAGACTGAGGCGGCCGAGGAGAAGGCGCCCGCCAAGAAGGCCGCCGCCAAGAAGGCCGCCAAGAAGAAGCCTGCGGCCAAGAAGAAGACCGCCGCCAAGAAGACGGCGGCCCGCCGCCGCACCAAGAAGGGGGACGAGGACGAACTCCCCACCGTGGAAGCAGACGCGGAGGAGGAGGCCACGCCCCGTGGCAAGGGCCCGCACTACCTGGTCGTCGTGGAGTCTCCCGCCAAGGCGAAGACCATCAAGAAGTACCTGGGCTCCGGCTACACGGTGAAGGCCTCCGTGGGCCACGTGAAGGACCTGCCCAAGAGCAAGATGGGCGTCGACGTGGAGCACGACTTCCAGCCCGAGTACACGGTCATCAAGGGCAAGGAGAAGGTCCTCAACGAGCTCAAGAAGATGGCGAAGTCGGCCGACCGCGTCTTCCTGGCCACGGACCCCGACCGCGAGGGCGAGGCCATTGCGTGGCACATCAAGGAGGAGCTGGCGCATCCCGACGCGCTCCGAGTGACCTTCAACGAAATCACCAAGAAGGCCATCCAGGAAGCCATCGCGCAGCCGCGCCAGCTCAACCAGGACAACTACGACTCGCAGCAGACGCGCCGCATCCTCGACCGGCTGGTGGGGTATCAAATCTCCCCGCTGCTCTGGAAGAAGGTGCGCCGGGGGCTGTCCGCGGGCCGCGTTCAGTCCGTGGCGGTGCGCCTCATCGTGGAGCGCGAGGACGAAATCAAGGCCTTCGTCCCCGAGGAGTACTGGACGCTGGACGCGCTGCTGGAGGGCCCCGCTGGCCCGCCGCCGTTCAAGGCCAAGCTGTCCAAGCTGGACGGCAAGAAGGTGGAGCTGAAGGAGCGCGTCTTCACGGAGAGCCTGGTCGCCGAGCTCCAGACGGCCAGCTTCTCGGTGGCCAAGGTCGACCGCCGCGAGCGCCGCCGCAACGCGCCCGCGCCGTTCATCACCTCCAAGCTCCAGCAGGAGGCGGCCAACCGGCTGTCCTTCACCGCGAAGAAGACGATGACGCTGGCGCAGCGCCTCTACGAAGGCGTGCCGCTGGGTGACGAGGGCCAGACGGCGCTCATCACGTACATGCGTACGGACTCCACCCGTCTGTCCGACGACGCGGTGAAGCAGGTGCGCGAGTTCATCGACGGCAAGTACGGCAAGGACTTCCTGCCCGACGAGCCCATGGTGTACCGCAGCAAGAAGAGCGCCCAGGACGCGCACGAGGCCATCCGGCCCACGTCGCTGGAGTACCCGCCGGAGCGGGTGAAGCCCTTCTTCGAGGCCATGGGCGAGGAGGACATGTACCGCCTCTACGAGCTCATCTGGAAACGCTTCGTCGCGTGTCAGATGAAGCCCGCCGTCTATGACCAGACCAGCGCGGACATCGCCGCAGGCCGGGCCACCTTCCGCGCCTCCGGCAGCACGCTGAAGTTCGCCGGCTACCTGGCGGTCTACGGTGCTGGCCTGACGCCGGAGGAAGAGGCGGAGAAGGAGAAGGCCAAGGCCGCCGGTGACGAGAACGCCGAGGGCGCCGACGCGGTGGGCGAGCTGCCGGTGCTCAACGACGGTGACGCGCTGAACCTCCAGAAGCTGCTCCACGAGCAGCACTTCACCCAGCCGCCCCCGCGCTTCAGCGAGGCCACGCTGGTGAAGGAGCTGGAAGAGCGCGGCATTGGCCGCCCGTCCACCTACGCCGCCATTCTCTCCACCATCCAGGACAAGAAGTACGTGGAGAAGCTGGAGGGCCGCTTCCGGCCCACGGACCTGGGGAACATGACCAACGAGATGCTGGTCAAGCACTTCCCCCACGAGCTGGACGTCACCTTCACGGCGACGATGGAGGAGAAGCTCGACCAGATCTCCGAGGGCGGCGCCAACTGGAAGTCCGTGCTGCACGACTTCTACGGGCCCTTCAAGGAGACGCTCGAGAAGGCCGAAGCGGAGATGCGCGACGTCAAGCGGGAGGAGATCAAGACGGACATCCCCTGCGAGAAGTGCGGCAACCTCTTCGTCATCAAGTTCGGGAAGATGGGGCACTTCCTCGCGTGCTCGAACTACCCGGACTGCAAGAACACGAAGGACTTCAAGCGGGACGCCGAGGGCAAGATCGTCATGGTGGAGGAGGAGACCACCGACGAGGTTTGCGAGAAGTGCACCAAGCCCATGGTCATCAAGCGGGGCCGCTTCGGGCGCTTCCTGGCCTGTTCCGGCTACCCGGACTGCAAGACGTCCAAGCCCATCTCCATTGGCGTGTCGTGCCCGGAGTGCAAGGAGGGCTACCTGACGGAGCGCCGCAGTGGCCGCGGGAAGATTTTCTTCGGCTGCAACCGCTACCCGGACTGCAAGTTCGCTGCCTGGGACCGGCCGCTGGCCGAGCCGTGCCCCACCTGTGCGTCCCCCTACCTGCTCCAGAAGTTCTCCAAGCGGGACGGCCCGTACGTGGCGTGCCCCAACAAGGAGTGCGACTACCGGCGCGAAATCACCGAGCAGCCCGGGGGCCCGGGTGGGTCACCCGAAGCCTCCTCGGCTGCTTGA
- the trmFO gene encoding methylenetetrahydrofolate--tRNA-(uracil(54)-C(5))-methyltransferase (FADH(2)-oxidizing) TrmFO, translating to MADQKQRVTVIGGGLAGTECAYQLSRRGVPVVLREMKPQKRSPAHKSDTLAELVCSNSLRSDNPESAIGLLHAELRALGSLVLSAADANRVPAGDALAVERERFSAAITESLLRQPGVELVAGEVEQLPEDGPVVIATGPLTSDALTRELERHVGTRLYFYDSIAPILSADSIDMNVAFRQSRYGKGGGDDYLNLPMTKDEYYRFIAEVKAGQKVVPHAFEEPKYFEGCLPIEVMAERGDDTLAYGPMKPVGLRDPRTGQEPYAVVQLRMEDVGGTSWNMVGFQTRLTWGEQKRIFSSFIPGLQQAEFLRMGQIHRNTFIDSPRLLAKDLSLKTEPRLYFAGQISGVEGYVESAACGYLVALALHARLTGTEFVPPPATTAMGALLRHVTGEAHPPDYPHQPSNISFGIFSPLTGRMKKAEKRAAYSARAKQDLAAWLPHAGVPAAGAPEHVDQRSA from the coding sequence ATGGCGGATCAGAAGCAGCGGGTGACGGTGATTGGCGGCGGCCTGGCGGGGACGGAGTGCGCCTACCAGCTCTCCCGCCGCGGGGTGCCGGTGGTGCTGCGGGAGATGAAGCCCCAGAAGCGTTCTCCCGCGCACAAGTCGGACACGCTGGCGGAGCTGGTGTGCAGCAACTCGCTGCGCTCGGACAACCCGGAGAGCGCCATTGGCCTGCTGCACGCGGAGCTGCGCGCGCTGGGCTCGTTGGTGCTGAGCGCGGCGGACGCGAACCGGGTGCCCGCGGGGGACGCGCTGGCGGTGGAGCGCGAGCGCTTCTCCGCCGCGATTACGGAGTCCCTGCTGCGCCAGCCCGGCGTGGAGCTGGTGGCCGGCGAGGTGGAGCAGCTGCCCGAGGACGGCCCGGTGGTGATTGCCACGGGACCGCTCACGTCGGATGCGCTGACGCGGGAGCTGGAGCGCCACGTGGGCACCCGGCTCTACTTCTATGACTCCATCGCGCCCATCCTGTCGGCGGACTCCATCGACATGAACGTGGCGTTCCGCCAGAGCCGCTACGGCAAGGGCGGCGGGGACGACTACCTCAACCTTCCGATGACGAAGGACGAGTACTACCGCTTCATCGCCGAGGTGAAGGCGGGTCAGAAGGTGGTGCCGCACGCTTTCGAGGAACCCAAGTACTTCGAAGGGTGTCTGCCCATTGAAGTGATGGCCGAGCGTGGCGACGACACCCTGGCCTATGGGCCCATGAAGCCGGTGGGCCTGAGGGACCCGCGCACGGGCCAGGAGCCCTACGCGGTGGTGCAGCTGCGCATGGAGGACGTGGGCGGCACGTCCTGGAACATGGTGGGCTTCCAGACGCGGCTGACCTGGGGTGAACAGAAGCGCATCTTCAGCAGCTTCATCCCCGGACTTCAGCAAGCGGAGTTCCTCCGGATGGGGCAGATCCACCGGAACACCTTCATCGACTCGCCCCGGCTGCTGGCGAAGGACTTGTCGCTGAAGACGGAGCCCCGGCTCTACTTCGCGGGGCAGATCTCCGGCGTGGAGGGCTACGTGGAGAGCGCGGCATGTGGATACCTGGTGGCGTTGGCGCTGCACGCACGGCTGACGGGGACGGAGTTCGTTCCGCCGCCGGCCACCACGGCGATGGGCGCGCTGCTGCGGCACGTGACGGGCGAAGCGCACCCGCCGGACTACCCGCACCAGCCCTCCAACATCAGCTTCGGCATCTTTTCGCCGCTGACCGGGCGGATGAAGAAGGCGGAGAAGCGCGCGGCGTATTCGGCGCGAGCGAAGCAGGACCTGGCGGCATGGCTGCCGCATGCGGGCGTCCCGGCGGCGGGCGCCCCCGAGCACGTGGATCAGAGGAGCGCATGA
- a CDS encoding LysM peptidoglycan-binding domain-containing protein — MRSRILTSLMLSLAVAPTAYAQQENEEEQDTGGEMGGAEVMDEAPDSAPPTSVAMPPGAPRGRESAPGEVHSVESGDTLWDLSQRYLGSPWYWPKVWSYNPEIANPHWIYPGNQVRFFAAGEEVPTQVTEMVVDEGDVTAPMEMTSNDQVIVTGKIGVDLANSVPVTTQGFVTQRELDEAGRIEGSPSNAVMLSFPDSVYVRFKRKGDVKVGDRYVVYHTTQAVKHPVTGRPLGFLTDFVGTLRVQRVGDGIVTAQIMDTWDGIERGDLVGPVGERLTERVAPKPNAKQVDGTVITALVPYLTVLGENHSIVVDKGSADGVELGNTFNILRKGDPSRHVLGHDVRKPSKEEQSFPWRSIGACMVTEVKERTSNCLMTRSLEELVPGDRAHMSAGASPSASR, encoded by the coding sequence ATGCGCTCCCGGATTCTCACCTCGCTGATGTTGAGCCTCGCCGTCGCGCCAACCGCGTACGCCCAGCAGGAGAACGAGGAAGAGCAGGACACGGGCGGGGAGATGGGCGGCGCCGAGGTGATGGACGAGGCGCCCGATTCCGCGCCGCCGACCTCCGTCGCCATGCCGCCCGGCGCGCCCCGGGGCCGTGAGAGCGCTCCCGGTGAGGTTCACTCCGTGGAGTCCGGTGACACGCTGTGGGACTTGTCCCAGCGTTACCTGGGCAGCCCCTGGTACTGGCCCAAGGTCTGGTCCTACAACCCGGAGATCGCCAACCCGCACTGGATCTACCCCGGCAATCAGGTGCGCTTCTTCGCCGCGGGCGAGGAGGTCCCCACCCAGGTGACGGAGATGGTGGTCGACGAGGGCGACGTGACGGCCCCCATGGAGATGACCTCCAACGACCAGGTCATCGTGACGGGCAAGATTGGCGTCGACCTGGCCAATTCCGTCCCCGTGACGACGCAGGGCTTCGTCACCCAGCGCGAACTGGACGAGGCCGGCCGCATCGAGGGTTCGCCCTCCAACGCGGTGATGCTCTCCTTCCCGGACAGCGTCTACGTGCGCTTCAAGCGGAAGGGTGACGTGAAGGTGGGGGACCGCTACGTCGTCTACCACACCACCCAGGCCGTGAAGCACCCGGTGACCGGGCGCCCGCTGGGCTTCCTCACCGACTTCGTGGGCACCCTGCGCGTGCAGCGCGTGGGCGACGGCATCGTCACCGCGCAGATCATGGACACGTGGGACGGCATCGAGCGTGGCGACCTGGTGGGCCCCGTGGGTGAGCGCCTCACCGAGCGCGTGGCGCCGAAGCCGAACGCGAAGCAGGTGGACGGCACCGTCATCACCGCGCTGGTGCCGTACCTCACGGTGCTGGGTGAGAACCACAGCATCGTCGTGGACAAGGGCAGCGCGGACGGCGTGGAGCTGGGCAACACCTTCAACATCCTCCGCAAGGGGGACCCGTCCCGCCACGTGCTGGGCCACGACGTGCGCAAGCCGTCCAAGGAGGAGCAGTCCTTCCCCTGGCGGAGCATCGGCGCGTGCATGGTGACCGAGGTCAAGGAGCGTACCTCCAACTGCCTCATGACCCGCTCCCTGGAGGAGCTGGTCCCCGGCGACCGCGCCCACATGTCCGCGGGCGCGTCGCCCTCGGCCAGCCGCTGA
- a CDS encoding ExbD/TolR family protein has translation MAFHYSRRKLKVREEEEAGELNIVPYLDILMNLIIFMLLSITGLATFGIINVNAPAYGAPTTGMAQENPDDAPKLTLSVLISKKGHFVSSENAILGEAGTPTIPVKADGAHDFSALNAKMVEIKSAFPKETKVIVGADPDVPYETLTQTLDAIRETQGRERRLLFPDVTLGAI, from the coding sequence ATGGCGTTCCACTACTCCCGGCGCAAGCTGAAGGTCCGTGAGGAAGAAGAGGCGGGCGAGCTGAACATCGTCCCGTACCTCGACATCCTCATGAACCTCATCATCTTCATGCTGCTGTCCATCACCGGCCTGGCGACGTTCGGCATCATCAACGTCAACGCCCCCGCCTATGGTGCGCCGACGACGGGCATGGCCCAGGAGAACCCGGACGATGCGCCGAAGCTGACGCTGTCCGTGCTCATCTCCAAGAAGGGGCACTTCGTCAGCAGCGAGAACGCCATCCTTGGAGAGGCGGGTACGCCCACCATCCCCGTGAAGGCGGACGGCGCGCACGACTTCTCCGCGCTCAACGCGAAGATGGTGGAGATCAAGTCCGCTTTCCCCAAGGAGACGAAGGTCATCGTGGGCGCGGACCCGGACGTCCCCTACGAGACGCTGACGCAGACGCTGGACGCCATCCGTGAGACGCAGGGCCGCGAGCGCCGGCTGCTGTTCCCGGACGTCACCCTGGGAGCCATCTGA
- a CDS encoding ExbD/TolR family protein, which translates to MADPTTSAVDTPDAEAVARLSYRRALARKKRKEREAAGEIKELNITAMMDMMTILLVFLLKSFASSSAAVTASEDVRPPVSSTRATPKDTVAVTITPRNVLVGEREVLRLQNGQFPADKLQGRLVLPLDAQLKKEVEKLKYIAARNPSAPFSGELSVIADKKIPYDMLLTVLYTAGQNELENYRFVVLQKEGE; encoded by the coding sequence ATGGCCGACCCGACGACATCCGCCGTGGACACGCCCGACGCGGAAGCCGTGGCGCGGCTGAGCTACCGCCGGGCCCTGGCGCGCAAGAAGCGCAAGGAGCGCGAGGCGGCGGGGGAGATCAAGGAGCTGAACATCACCGCGATGATGGACATGATGACCATCCTCCTGGTGTTCCTGCTCAAGTCCTTCGCCTCGTCGTCCGCGGCGGTGACGGCGTCCGAGGACGTGCGTCCGCCCGTGTCCTCCACGCGCGCCACGCCCAAGGACACCGTGGCCGTCACCATCACGCCCAGGAACGTGCTGGTGGGTGAGCGGGAGGTCCTACGGCTGCAGAACGGCCAGTTCCCGGCCGACAAGCTCCAGGGGCGGCTGGTGCTGCCGCTGGACGCGCAGCTCAAGAAGGAAGTGGAGAAGCTGAAGTACATCGCCGCGCGCAACCCGTCGGCGCCCTTCAGCGGGGAGCTGTCCGTCATCGCGGACAAGAAGATTCCCTACGACATGCTCCTCACCGTGCTCTACACGGCGGGGCAGAACGAGCTGGAGAACTACCGCTTCGTGGTGCTCCAGAAAGAGGGCGAGTAG